A single genomic interval of Deinococcus fonticola harbors:
- a CDS encoding ABC transporter substrate-binding protein has protein sequence MKLRLPLTLAALTALLSPAAHAQQTKELRLGVFPNVTHAAGLVGVQRGLIQKELGGTRLTVKEFANGSQINEAFAAGAIDAAYVGPGPAMNAFMRGVPIQIYAGAANAGAVLVGRKDSGIRNVKGLAGKKVAVPTRGSTQDISLRHLLHQNGLKASDEGGNVSIVPIDPANMPAAFASKQVDAALVQEPWGAVMESQGAKLIVNEKGIWEGGNYTTTVLVVNTKFAQANPDTVKKLLQGHLNAIAYIKGSNAGAQKAIAEQIYAFTGKRPNTAELFKALSRTRVTWDINLKTLAEYAQLNREAGFARDVPDLGKLVDLSLVRSLAK, from the coding sequence ATGAAGTTGCGTCTTCCCCTGACCCTCGCGGCCCTGACGGCCCTGCTCAGCCCCGCCGCCCACGCCCAGCAAACCAAAGAATTGCGTCTGGGCGTGTTTCCCAACGTGACCCACGCCGCCGGTCTGGTGGGCGTGCAACGCGGCCTGATCCAGAAGGAACTGGGCGGCACCCGGCTGACCGTCAAGGAATTTGCCAACGGTTCGCAGATCAACGAGGCCTTCGCCGCCGGGGCCATCGACGCCGCTTACGTCGGCCCTGGCCCCGCCATGAACGCCTTCATGCGCGGCGTCCCCATTCAGATTTACGCCGGAGCCGCCAACGCGGGCGCGGTACTGGTGGGGCGTAAGGACAGCGGCATTCGCAATGTGAAAGGACTGGCAGGCAAGAAAGTCGCCGTGCCCACTCGCGGCAGCACCCAGGACATCAGCCTGCGCCACCTGCTGCACCAGAATGGCCTGAAAGCCAGCGACGAGGGCGGCAACGTCAGCATCGTTCCCATCGATCCGGCCAACATGCCCGCCGCCTTCGCCAGCAAACAAGTGGACGCCGCCCTGGTGCAGGAACCCTGGGGCGCCGTCATGGAAAGCCAGGGCGCGAAGCTGATCGTGAACGAGAAGGGCATCTGGGAGGGCGGGAATTACACCACTACCGTCCTTGTCGTGAACACCAAGTTTGCCCAGGCCAACCCCGATACGGTTAAGAAACTCCTGCAAGGTCACCTCAACGCCATCGCTTACATCAAAGGCAGCAACGCCGGCGCGCAGAAAGCCATTGCCGAGCAGATTTACGCCTTTACCGGCAAGCGCCCCAACACCGCCGAACTGTTCAAGGCCCTGTCGCGTACCAGGGTTACCTGGGACATCAATCTGAAAACCCTGGCCGAGTACGCGCAACTGAACAGGGAAGCCGGCTTCGCGCGCGACGTGCCCGATCTGGGCAAGCTCGTCGACCTGAGCCTGGTGCGCTCGCTGGCAAAATAA
- a CDS encoding LLM class flavin-dependent oxidoreductase yields MKRIGFLSFGHWNPSPHSGTRSASDVLLQSIDLAVAAEELGADGAYFRVHHFAQQLASPFPLLAAIGARTKRIEIGTGVIDMRYENPFYMVENAGAADLISGGRLQLGLSRGSPEQVVDGWRYFGYAPAEGQGDADMARQHTEVFLNLLEGKGFAQPNPRPMFSNPPGLLRLEPHSAGLRERIWWGAASNATAVWAAQKGMHLQSSTLKEDETGQPFHIQQAEQLRAFRAAWKEAGHQHEPRTSVSRSIFALVNDQDHAYFGRQKGGDQFGYIDRYSAVFGRSYAAEPDVLIEELRQDEAIAEADTLLLTIPNQLGVDYNAHLIESILKHVAPALGWR; encoded by the coding sequence ATGAAACGGATCGGTTTTCTCTCCTTCGGCCACTGGAACCCGTCGCCGCACTCGGGCACCCGCTCGGCCAGCGACGTGTTGCTGCAATCCATCGATCTGGCCGTGGCCGCCGAGGAACTGGGGGCAGACGGCGCTTACTTCCGGGTTCACCACTTTGCCCAGCAGCTCGCCTCTCCCTTTCCCCTGCTGGCCGCCATCGGGGCCAGAACGAAACGCATTGAAATCGGCACCGGGGTCATCGACATGCGCTACGAGAACCCCTTTTATATGGTCGAGAACGCCGGGGCCGCCGACCTGATTTCGGGTGGACGTCTGCAACTCGGCCTCAGCCGCGGCTCACCCGAACAGGTCGTCGACGGCTGGCGTTACTTCGGGTATGCCCCCGCCGAGGGCCAGGGTGACGCTGACATGGCCCGCCAGCACACCGAGGTTTTTCTGAATCTGCTGGAAGGGAAGGGCTTTGCTCAGCCCAATCCGCGCCCCATGTTCTCCAACCCGCCGGGACTGTTGCGCCTGGAACCCCACTCGGCCGGCCTGCGTGAGCGCATCTGGTGGGGTGCGGCGTCCAACGCCACGGCGGTCTGGGCGGCCCAGAAGGGCATGCACCTGCAAAGCTCGACCCTCAAGGAAGACGAGACGGGCCAGCCCTTTCACATTCAGCAGGCCGAGCAGCTGCGGGCCTTCCGCGCCGCCTGGAAGGAAGCAGGGCACCAGCACGAGCCGCGCACCTCGGTCAGCCGCAGTATTTTTGCGCTGGTCAACGACCAGGATCACGCCTACTTCGGCCGTCAGAAAGGCGGCGATCAGTTCGGGTACATCGACCGCTACAGCGCCGTGTTCGGGCGCAGTTACGCCGCCGAACCCGACGTGCTGATCGAGGAACTCCGGCAGGATGAGGCCATTGCGGAAGCGGATACCCTGCTCCTGACCATTCCTAACCAGCTGGGCGTGGACTACAACGCGCACCTGATCGAAAGCATCCTGAAGCACGTGGCCCCGGCACTGGGCTGGCGCTAG